From the genome of Euzebya sp., one region includes:
- a CDS encoding ABC transporter permease — translation MRTLADRPPVVPDGHDPLATPPRWRRSRPGRRSSGGRASGGRSWQALVLGVAALVVLPVLVIVGSVADPSTDVWRQLAETGQLAEMATDTAGLLLMVGAGTLVLGAGLAWLTFAHTFPGSRLLGWLLVLPLAMPGYVLGFVTLSVFGFTGPLQGGLRAVFGAEVAVPDLRSLWGASLVLTLTLYPYVYLLARAALREQAAAGYEVARTFGHGPLAAARRVVLPLARPSLAAGLTLVAMEALTDFATVQYFNVKTLTVGVYEVWKGMFDRDAASELAALVLAVAVVILGVERLLRGRRRYDQPGTSRRMEPTPLRGWRGWTATGVCVAVLAVAFAAPVGQLVVWAITDAAGGPGLSSRYLGYLANSGLLAVAAAVLAVAAAAAIVNGARFAGTRSADAAAQLSTVGYALPGPVVAIGVLLVLAGLDRALDAVGLGVPGLAVTGSVLGLVYAYAVRFLALGIGSVGASLSKVPVDLTDSARVLGAPPRRILRRIHLPLTSSGLVVALLLVAVEALKELPIVLLLRPFGFDTLSVWVWQLASDSRWESAALPALTIVVVSLVPVALLFRRLVPHPGQEDAADLEVFT, via the coding sequence GTGCGCACCCTCGCCGACCGGCCGCCGGTCGTCCCCGACGGGCACGACCCCCTCGCCACGCCGCCACGCTGGCGGCGGTCCAGGCCCGGGCGCCGGTCCTCGGGTGGGCGGGCCTCGGGTGGGCGGTCCTGGCAGGCCCTGGTGCTCGGCGTCGCGGCGCTCGTCGTCCTGCCCGTGCTGGTCATCGTGGGCAGCGTCGCCGACCCCTCGACCGACGTGTGGCGCCAGCTGGCCGAGACCGGCCAGCTGGCGGAGATGGCGACCGACACCGCAGGGCTGCTCCTCATGGTGGGCGCCGGGACCCTCGTGCTCGGCGCCGGTCTGGCGTGGCTGACGTTCGCCCACACCTTCCCAGGGAGCCGGCTGCTCGGCTGGCTGCTGGTCCTGCCCCTCGCCATGCCCGGCTACGTCCTGGGCTTCGTGACCCTGAGCGTGTTCGGCTTCACCGGCCCGCTGCAGGGCGGTCTCCGCGCGGTGTTCGGCGCGGAGGTGGCCGTGCCGGACCTGCGGTCGCTGTGGGGCGCGTCGCTGGTGCTGACCCTGACGCTGTACCCGTACGTCTACCTGCTGGCGCGCGCGGCCCTCCGGGAGCAGGCGGCCGCCGGCTACGAGGTCGCGCGGACCTTCGGCCACGGCCCGCTGGCCGCGGCCCGGCGGGTGGTGCTCCCCCTCGCCCGCCCGTCACTGGCCGCCGGCCTGACGCTGGTCGCGATGGAGGCGCTGACGGACTTCGCCACGGTCCAGTACTTCAACGTGAAGACGCTGACCGTCGGGGTCTACGAGGTCTGGAAGGGGATGTTCGACCGCGACGCCGCCAGCGAGCTCGCGGCCCTGGTCCTCGCGGTGGCCGTGGTGATCCTGGGTGTCGAGCGGCTGCTGCGGGGACGTCGGCGCTACGACCAGCCCGGCACCTCCCGGCGGATGGAGCCGACGCCGCTGCGGGGGTGGCGCGGGTGGACGGCCACGGGCGTGTGCGTTGCCGTGCTCGCCGTGGCCTTCGCCGCCCCGGTCGGCCAGCTCGTCGTGTGGGCGATCACCGACGCCGCCGGGGGCCCGGGGCTGTCCAGCCGGTACCTGGGCTACCTCGCCAACAGCGGCCTGCTGGCGGTGGCGGCGGCGGTGCTCGCGGTGGCCGCGGCCGCGGCGATCGTGAACGGCGCCCGGTTCGCGGGCACCCGGTCAGCCGACGCCGCGGCCCAGCTGAGCACCGTCGGGTACGCGCTGCCCGGCCCGGTCGTGGCGATCGGCGTGCTGCTGGTGCTCGCGGGGTTGGATCGAGCGCTCGACGCGGTCGGGCTCGGGGTGCCGGGGCTCGCGGTCACCGGATCGGTCCTCGGGCTGGTGTACGCCTACGCGGTGCGGTTCCTCGCGCTCGGCATCGGCAGCGTCGGCGCGTCGCTGTCGAAGGTGCCGGTCGACCTGACCGACTCCGCTCGGGTCCTGGGGGCCCCTCCGCGGCGGATCCTCCGGCGCATCCACCTGCCGCTGACGTCGAGCGGCCTCGTCGTGGCGCTGCTGCTGGTGGCGGTGGAGGCGCTGAAGGAGCTCCCCATCGTGCTGCTGCTGCGCCCGTTCGGGTTCGACACGCTGAGCGTCTGGGTGTGGCAGCTCGCGTCGGACAGCCGCTGGGAGTCCGCCGCGCTGCCCGCACTGACCATCGTCGTCGTGTCGCTGGTGCCGGTGGCGCTGCTGTTCCGCCGCCTGGTCCCCCACCCCGGGCAGGAGGACGCCGCCGACCTGGAGGTGTTCACGTGA
- a CDS encoding extracellular solute-binding protein yields MRRPLPIRRQRARTVAALALLAVLAGACSTVGGGDEGTVRVYSGRHYDLEVAFEQFAEETGIGVEFLFGSDAELRERILAEGEDTEADVYMTVDAGNLYLAAEQGIFQPLASDVLDEAIPDALSDPDGLWYGLSRRVRTFVHHPDRVEPSELSTYADLADPRWEGRLCMRNAANVYTQSLVASLIANEGYDRALEIVTGWVDNDVEILGSDILVLETIAQGGCDVGITNHYYLARLLDEDPDFPVRLAFADQDGRGVHVNTSGAGVTRYADDPELARELIEWLATDGQSAFVDANHEYPANPDVEPEPVIAEAFGDDFTADPLSAAEYGSLNADAIRLMAEAGYE; encoded by the coding sequence GTGCGTCGCCCCCTCCCCATCCGCCGGCAGCGCGCCCGAACCGTCGCCGCGCTGGCCCTGCTGGCCGTGCTCGCGGGGGCGTGCAGCACGGTGGGCGGCGGCGACGAGGGCACCGTGCGGGTCTACTCAGGCCGGCACTACGACCTCGAGGTCGCGTTCGAGCAGTTCGCCGAGGAGACCGGCATCGGCGTCGAGTTCCTGTTCGGCTCCGACGCCGAGCTGCGCGAGCGGATCCTGGCCGAGGGGGAGGACACCGAGGCGGACGTCTACATGACCGTCGACGCCGGCAACCTCTACCTGGCGGCCGAGCAGGGCATCTTCCAGCCGCTCGCCTCCGACGTCCTCGACGAGGCCATCCCGGATGCGCTGTCCGACCCAGACGGGCTGTGGTACGGCCTGTCCCGGCGTGTCCGGACCTTCGTCCACCACCCCGATCGGGTCGAGCCGTCCGAGCTGTCCACCTACGCCGACCTCGCGGACCCGCGGTGGGAGGGGCGGCTCTGCATGCGCAACGCGGCGAACGTCTACACCCAGTCCCTCGTCGCCAGCCTGATCGCCAACGAGGGGTACGACCGAGCCCTCGAGATCGTCACCGGGTGGGTGGACAACGACGTCGAGATCCTCGGCTCGGACATCCTCGTGCTCGAGACGATCGCCCAGGGCGGCTGCGACGTCGGGATCACCAACCACTACTACCTGGCCCGGCTGCTGGATGAGGACCCGGACTTCCCGGTGCGCCTGGCGTTCGCCGACCAGGACGGTCGCGGGGTCCACGTGAACACCAGCGGGGCGGGGGTGACGCGGTACGCGGACGACCCCGAGCTGGCCCGGGAGCTGATCGAGTGGCTGGCCACCGACGGCCAGAGCGCCTTCGTGGACGCCAACCACGAGTACCCGGCCAACCCCGACGTCGAGCCCGAGCCGGTGATCGCCGAGGCCTTCGGTGACGACTTCACGGCCGACCCGCTCAGCGCCGCGGAGTACGGGTCGCTGAACGCCGACGCGATCCGGCTGATGGCCGAGGCGGGCTACGAGTAG
- a CDS encoding acyl-CoA dehydrogenase family protein, translating to MDFALSDEQQQLFDTIAAFARDVVEPGAGERDREGRFDRDVWDACAEVGLTGMCIGEEWGGMGGGCVDTGLALEALAYGGHDAGLGLSLGAHLVIGSKPIELQGTDEQKRRYLPKLASGEWIGAWGITEPDHGSDTSGITSKAVRDGDEWVLDGTKTFITNGPICDVFTVLVRTDVDGQRGMTAFILDRDTPGLTVGKVLDKSGNRSSPTSEMVMVDVRVPDSQRLGAVGTAQWTIGFECFSWERTVMLGSAVGGMQRGLEDAIAYAKQREAFGKPIAHFQTIAHTLAEMKINLESARLMLRYGAWKKDQGLDHQIEASMAKAYIGQAALQNADSAIQIHGGWGYIKDFPVERAWRDAKLSTIGGGTTEIQKVIISRMLLA from the coding sequence ATGGACTTCGCGCTCTCCGACGAGCAGCAGCAGCTGTTCGACACGATCGCCGCCTTCGCGCGCGACGTCGTCGAGCCCGGCGCCGGCGAGCGCGACCGCGAGGGCCGCTTCGACCGGGACGTCTGGGACGCCTGCGCCGAGGTGGGACTGACCGGCATGTGCATCGGCGAGGAGTGGGGCGGCATGGGCGGGGGGTGCGTCGACACCGGCCTCGCCCTCGAGGCGCTGGCCTACGGCGGGCACGACGCCGGCCTCGGCCTGTCCCTCGGCGCCCACCTCGTCATCGGCTCCAAGCCCATCGAGCTGCAGGGCACCGACGAGCAGAAGCGGCGCTACCTGCCGAAGCTCGCGAGCGGCGAGTGGATCGGCGCGTGGGGCATCACCGAGCCCGACCACGGGTCGGACACCTCCGGCATCACCTCGAAGGCGGTCCGCGACGGCGACGAGTGGGTCCTCGACGGCACCAAGACGTTCATCACCAACGGGCCGATCTGCGACGTCTTCACCGTGCTGGTGCGCACCGACGTCGACGGCCAGCGGGGCATGACCGCGTTCATCCTCGACCGGGACACGCCGGGCCTGACCGTCGGGAAGGTCCTCGACAAGTCCGGCAACCGCTCGTCCCCGACCTCGGAGATGGTCATGGTCGACGTCCGCGTCCCGGACTCCCAGCGCCTCGGCGCCGTCGGCACCGCGCAGTGGACCATCGGCTTCGAGTGCTTCAGCTGGGAGCGGACCGTCATGCTCGGGTCGGCCGTCGGGGGGATGCAGCGCGGCCTCGAGGACGCCATCGCCTACGCCAAGCAGCGGGAGGCCTTCGGCAAGCCGATCGCGCACTTCCAGACCATCGCGCACACGCTCGCCGAGATGAAGATCAACCTCGAGTCCGCCCGGCTGATGCTGCGGTACGGCGCGTGGAAGAAGGACCAGGGGCTCGACCACCAGATCGAGGCGTCGATGGCGAAGGCCTACATCGGCCAGGCGGCGCTGCAGAACGCCGACTCGGCGATCCAGATCCACGGCGGGTGGGGCTACATCAAGGACTTCCCCGTCGAGCGGGCCTGGCGCGACGCGAAGCTGTCGACCATCGGCGGCGGCACCACCGAGATCCAGAAGGTCATCATCAGCCGGATGCTGCTCGCCTGA